The proteins below come from a single bacterium genomic window:
- the rnr gene encoding ribonuclease R, whose translation MLNENELLAFIQQNFPRPFHPRELMKKLNVPPDEKAAIHDVLQALTRSGKLVRIRKKRLGLATAMNLIVGTLQANPQGYGFVIPDNVSLPDIYVHGRNFGTAMHGDKVVVRIEGKNQLGKPNGRIIRILERAQKKIVGIFDTNRYFCFVVPDDKRLFHDIYISRKKIRGAKRGQKVVVKLLDWSSEQLNPEGEIIDILGYPDEPGVDIQSVIEKYNLPAVFPINVIQEAEAVAEQPIDTKKRLDLRNLITFTIDPADAKDFDDAVSLEKTAAGYRLGVHIADVSYFVQENSALDIEAYRRGNSVYLVDRVLPMLPPQLSNGICSLNPGVDRLTISCLMDFDSAGNLMNYTIVDSIIRSSARLTYDQVQQILVSPQETNGVVSDTIVNILKEMEQLARRLYTKRLQQGSIDFNLPETKVILDENGRVLEIKKIQKDISHQIIEEFMLVANRTVATHMHALQLPFMYRVHQPPDTEKMREFQTFLKSLGYTMKVAEPMPAKEIQRILTLIAGKPEEIFLNQLLLREMKEARYAVENIGHFGLAFPIYTHFTSPIRRYPDLIVHRLLRKSRTLQTRFDDISQVSQQLHNIAIHCSETERTAMEAERESVLMKKIEFLHDKVGNEYYGIISGVTAYGLFVELEDFLIEGLIHISSISDDYYHFNESHYALEGEHTSRRFQLGDRVYVRILKVDKINKEVDLELVEHA comes from the coding sequence ATGCTAAACGAAAACGAACTTTTAGCTTTTATTCAGCAAAATTTTCCTCGGCCATTTCATCCGCGAGAACTCATGAAAAAATTGAATGTTCCGCCGGATGAAAAAGCAGCAATCCATGACGTATTGCAAGCATTAACCCGGTCTGGAAAACTTGTTCGTATCCGCAAGAAACGGCTCGGACTCGCTACCGCAATGAATCTGATTGTTGGTACATTGCAGGCAAATCCGCAAGGATACGGGTTTGTTATCCCCGATAATGTATCGCTACCGGATATTTATGTTCATGGTCGCAACTTCGGAACGGCAATGCATGGCGATAAAGTCGTGGTTCGAATTGAAGGGAAGAATCAGCTTGGAAAACCGAACGGCAGGATTATTCGCATCCTCGAACGAGCACAGAAGAAAATTGTCGGAATATTTGATACGAACCGATATTTTTGTTTTGTAGTGCCTGATGATAAGAGATTGTTCCACGATATCTATATCAGTCGAAAAAAAATCCGGGGCGCTAAACGTGGACAAAAAGTTGTAGTTAAACTGCTTGATTGGAGTTCCGAGCAACTGAATCCGGAAGGTGAAATTATTGATATTCTTGGCTATCCGGATGAACCAGGAGTGGATATCCAATCCGTCATCGAAAAATATAATTTACCAGCGGTATTCCCTATCAATGTTATTCAAGAAGCTGAAGCAGTTGCAGAACAACCAATTGATACCAAGAAAAGGCTCGATTTACGCAATTTAATCACTTTTACCATCGACCCCGCTGATGCGAAAGATTTCGATGATGCAGTTTCGCTCGAAAAAACCGCTGCTGGATATCGGCTCGGAGTCCATATCGCCGACGTGAGTTATTTTGTCCAAGAGAACTCCGCTCTCGATATTGAAGCGTATCGGCGCGGGAATAGTGTCTATTTAGTTGACCGAGTTCTGCCAATGCTTCCGCCCCAGCTGTCGAACGGAATCTGTAGTTTGAATCCTGGCGTTGATCGATTAACCATAAGTTGCTTAATGGATTTCGATTCTGCAGGAAATCTAATGAACTACACTATCGTTGATAGTATCATCCGAAGTTCTGCACGACTCACCTATGACCAGGTACAACAGATTCTCGTCTCGCCGCAGGAAACGAACGGCGTGGTGTCGGATACCATCGTTAACATCCTTAAAGAAATGGAACAGTTAGCGCGCCGGCTTTATACCAAACGACTGCAGCAGGGTAGTATTGATTTCAACTTGCCGGAAACAAAAGTTATCCTGGATGAAAACGGGCGAGTGCTTGAGATAAAAAAAATACAAAAAGATATTTCGCATCAGATTATTGAAGAATTTATGCTCGTGGCGAATCGAACCGTGGCGACACATATGCACGCATTACAACTACCGTTCATGTATCGGGTTCATCAGCCGCCAGATACCGAAAAAATGCGCGAATTCCAAACGTTTCTGAAATCATTGGGTTATACAATGAAAGTTGCTGAACCGATGCCAGCTAAAGAAATTCAACGTATCTTAACATTAATTGCTGGAAAACCAGAAGAAATTTTCCTGAATCAGCTCCTGTTACGCGAAATGAAAGAAGCACGATATGCCGTCGAGAATATTGGTCATTTCGGATTAGCATTTCCGATATATACTCACTTTACGTCCCCGATTCGGCGGTATCCGGATTTAATCGTTCACCGATTACTCCGCAAATCGCGAACGCTCCAAACTCGATTCGATGATATCTCGCAGGTATCCCAGCAATTGCATAATATCGCTATCCATTGTTCTGAAACCGAACGAACCGCAATGGAAGCAGAACGAGAATCAGTATTAATGAAAAAAATTGAGTTTCTGCACGACAAGGTCGGCAATGAATATTATGGTATAATTTCTGGTGTAACCGCCTACGGTCTTTTTGTCGAGTTAGAAGATTTCCTCATTGAAGGGTTAATTCATATCAGTTCGATTTCCGATGATTATTATCATTTTAATGAATCGCACTATGCACTTGAAGGAGAACATACATCACGGCGGTTCCAGCTCGGAGACCGGGTCTATGTCCGGATACTAAAAGTCGATAAAATAAACAAAGAAGTCG